The following coding sequences lie in one Musa acuminata AAA Group cultivar baxijiao chromosome BXJ1-8, Cavendish_Baxijiao_AAA, whole genome shotgun sequence genomic window:
- the LOC135680487 gene encoding transcription and mRNA export factor ENY2-like has translation MRASINRPPTPDPDEEPEKELTLQEMINIKLIESGEKEKLMELLRERLIECGWRDEMKALCRAYARKKGRNNVTVDDLVHVITPKGRASVPDSVKAELLQRIRSFLTSVPL, from the exons AT GAGGGCTTCGATCAATCGCCCTCCGACGCCCGATCCCGACGAGGAGCCCGAGAAGGAACTCACCCTTCAGGAGATGATCAATATCAAG TTGATAGAGAGTGGGGAGAAGGAGAAATTGATGGAGCTTCTGAGAGAACGGCTGATCGAGTGTGGATGGAGGGATGAGATGAAAGCCCTCTGCAG GGCATATGCCAGGAAAAAAGGAAGAAATAATGTCACAGTTGATGACCTTGTACATGTAATCACCCCGAAAGGCAGAG CATCGGTGCCAGACTCGGTGAAGGCTGAACTGTTGCAGCGAATCCGATCTTTCCTGACCTCAGTTCCACTTTGA
- the LOC103994155 gene encoding stearoyl-[acyl-carrier-protein] 9-desaturase, chloroplastic codes for MASRVAFRPEPILCFSPARSKRNARSSRVSMASTIRSSSATKVETPRKPFTPPREVHVQVTHSMPPQKIEIFKSLEDWAENNILVHLKPVEKCWQPQDFLPDPSSESFYEEVKELSERSKEIPDDYFVCLVGDMITEEALPTYQTMLNTLDGVRDETGASLTSWAIWTRAWTAEENRHGDLLNKYLYLSGRVDMRQIEKTIQYLIGSGMDPRTENNPYLGFIYTSFQERATFISHGNTARLAKEHGDLKLAQICGIIASDEKRHETAYTKIVEKLFEIDPDGTVLAFADMMKKKISMPAHLMYDGRDDNLFEHFSAVAQRLGIYTAKDYADILEFLVTRWKVGELTGLSGEGNKAQDFVCTLAPRIRRLEERAQGRAKKAPAIPFSWIYDREVQL; via the exons ATGGCTTCTCGAGTGGCGTTCCGGCCGGAGCCTATCCTCTGCTTCTCTCCCGCGAGGAGCAAAAGGAATGCCAGATCTTCCAGGGTCTCCATGGCCTCGACCATTCGCTCCTCCTCCGCCACCAA GGTTGAGACTCCAAGAAAGCCCTTCACTCCTCCTCGTGAGGTACATGTCCAAGTCACTCATTCCATGCCACCTCAGAAGATCGAGATTTTTAAATCATTAGAGGATTGGGCAGAAAATAATATACTGGTGCATCTGAAGCCTGTTGAGAAGTGTTGGCAACCACAGGATTTTCTTCCCGATCCTTCATCGGAGAGTTTTTATGAGGAGGTTAAGGAATTGAGTGAGCGGTCTAAGGAGATCCCTGATGATTATTTTGTTTGCTTGGTTGGAGACATGATCACTGAAGAAGCTCTTCCTACATACCAAACAATGCTAAACACTCTCGATGGTGTCAGAGATGAGACAGGAGCAAGTCTTACATCTTGGGCTATCTGGACTAGGGCTTGGACTGCGGAGGAGAACAGACATGGAGATCTTCTCAACAAGTATCTGTACCTGTCTGGAAGAGTGGACATGAGACAAATTGAGAAGACAATTCAGTATCTTATTGGTTCAGGAATG GATCCTAGGACGGAGAACAATCCATATCTTGGTTTTATTTATACCTCGTTTCAGGAGCGGGCAACCTTCATATCCCATGGGAACACTGCCCGGCTTGCCAAGGAGCATGGTGATCTCAAATTGGCACAGATATGTGGAATCATTGCATCTGATGAGAAGCGCCATGAGACTGCATACACTAAGATAGTCGAGAAATTGTTTGAGATAGACCCAGATGGCACTGTTCTTGCATTTGCCGACATGATGAAGAAGAAAATCTCAATGCCTGCTCATCTGATGTACGATGGTCGTGACGATAACCTCTTTGAGCATTTTTCGGCAGTTGCCCAGCGGCTGGGCATCTACACGGCCAAGGACTATGCCGACATACTGGAGTTCCTTGTCACAAGGTGGAAAGTAGGTGAGCTAACTGGCCTCTCTGGTGAAGGGAATAAAGCCCAGGACTTTGTCTGCACTTTAGCTCCGAGGATCCGGAGGCTTGAAGAAAGAGCACAAGGGAGGGCCAAGAAAGCACCAGCCATACCTTTCAGTTGGATCTATGACAGGGAAGTGCAGCTATGA